A single window of Granulicella mallensis MP5ACTX8 DNA harbors:
- a CDS encoding PH domain-containing protein: protein MKFPRFIPENSTAVEHTHGVVYTYSQGQRLLAVAYSGKRSKVEWHFRFRNEEQRNQRIREFFASLDAHAQYKAQQHEKRRQPHTLAVSDVIYNSWAMTRPTLTFTKWSRRLRTSFGCNP, encoded by the coding sequence ATGAAGTTTCCCCGATTTATCCCTGAAAACTCGACTGCCGTGGAGCATACCCACGGCGTTGTCTACACCTATTCGCAAGGTCAGCGGCTCTTGGCTGTTGCCTATAGTGGTAAGCGGTCAAAAGTAGAGTGGCACTTTCGGTTCCGCAACGAAGAACAGCGTAACCAGCGGATCAGGGAGTTTTTCGCATCGCTCGACGCTCACGCGCAATACAAGGCGCAGCAGCACGAGAAGCGGCGGCAACCCCACACCCTCGCGGTGAGTGACGTGATTTACAACTCATGGGCTATGACCAGACCAACATTGACTTTTACGAAGTGGTCAAGACGTCTGCGAACTTCGTTTGGCTGCAACCCATAG
- a CDS encoding DNA polymerase Y family protein: protein MAGPHHMGRPKMTKPAELYACVYAKELPAQAMLRLRPNLQQTPCVVMDGEPPLQYVCSRNARAHILGVSHGMTPVEIDTFLSITVLLRSRAEEAAAKAAILECAGTFSPRVEDRSNDHTFLCIVDIAGTETLFGPSMVLAKNLRERLKMLGITASIAVSRNTHAAVCLARGRSSRADVSVIAAGEEGVALASLPLAVLDLSEGHAETFSLWGIHTLGMLANLPEKALIARMGQEGKRLHQLARGEMPHLFLPLESKFALEERMELDTPVEVLDSLLFAVGVMLEQLIVRATGRILALASVTVTLSLEGGAVHTRTVRPALPTNERQLWIKLIHLDLEAHPPQAAILSLTLTAEPGNTSKVQLGLFSPQLPEPARLDVTLARIRAIVGEDGVGRAVLKDTHRMDRFSLEPFTVPAGTGSEAISTPERVALRQLRPAESLTVTFQENRPSAFFFREKRYDIEHSYGPWLTSGEWWGSTTWQLQQWDLVARSQDHSLLCCRVVYDRLQGCWQMVALYD, encoded by the coding sequence ATGGCGGGGCCGCACCACATGGGCAGGCCGAAGATGACGAAACCTGCGGAGTTGTATGCCTGTGTGTACGCAAAGGAGCTTCCCGCGCAGGCGATGTTGCGACTGCGCCCGAATCTGCAACAGACACCGTGCGTCGTAATGGACGGCGAGCCGCCGTTGCAGTATGTGTGTTCCCGCAATGCGAGGGCCCATATCCTCGGCGTCTCTCATGGCATGACGCCGGTGGAGATCGACACGTTTCTCTCGATCACGGTGCTCTTGCGTTCACGTGCGGAGGAAGCGGCTGCCAAGGCCGCTATCCTCGAATGCGCCGGAACTTTCTCGCCACGTGTCGAAGACCGAAGTAACGATCACACATTTCTATGCATAGTCGATATAGCGGGAACCGAAACACTTTTCGGCCCTTCGATGGTGCTGGCGAAGAATCTGCGGGAACGTCTCAAGATGTTGGGCATTACCGCCTCCATTGCTGTCAGCCGCAACACTCATGCCGCCGTCTGTCTTGCGCGTGGACGATCCTCGCGAGCAGATGTGTCTGTTATCGCAGCGGGAGAAGAGGGCGTGGCCCTGGCCTCGCTCCCGCTCGCAGTTCTCGATCTCTCGGAAGGACACGCAGAGACGTTCTCGCTTTGGGGCATCCACACCCTCGGTATGCTGGCGAATTTACCGGAGAAAGCGTTGATTGCCCGCATGGGGCAGGAGGGCAAACGGCTGCACCAGTTAGCACGCGGAGAGATGCCACACCTGTTTCTTCCGCTAGAGTCCAAGTTTGCGCTCGAAGAGCGCATGGAACTCGATACGCCGGTAGAAGTGCTCGATTCTCTGCTCTTCGCGGTGGGCGTGATGCTGGAACAACTCATTGTGCGGGCAACAGGGCGCATTCTCGCACTGGCCTCCGTCACGGTCACTTTATCTTTGGAGGGCGGAGCCGTGCATACACGCACGGTACGGCCTGCATTGCCTACGAACGAACGGCAACTCTGGATCAAACTGATTCATCTCGATCTCGAAGCCCATCCGCCACAAGCTGCAATCTTGTCACTCACACTCACGGCAGAGCCAGGCAACACGAGTAAGGTGCAACTTGGTCTATTCTCCCCGCAGCTTCCAGAACCCGCACGGCTCGATGTCACGCTCGCCCGCATTCGCGCCATCGTTGGCGAGGATGGCGTGGGGCGTGCGGTTCTGAAGGACACGCATCGGATGGATAGGTTCAGCTTGGAACCGTTCACGGTCCCGGCGGGGACAGGCTCGGAAGCGATTTCAACGCCGGAGCGTGTCGCGTTGCGTCAGCTCCGTCCCGCTGAATCGTTGACCGTGACATTCCAAGAGAACCGACCGAGTGCATTTTTCTTTCGCGAAAAGCGCTACGACATAGAACACTCTTATGGTCCCTGGTTGACGAGCGGAGAGTGGTGGGGTTCGACAACATGGCAGCTTCAACAATGGGATCTGGTGGCACGTTCTCAGGATCACTCGTTGCTCTGCTGTCGCGTCGTCTATGACCGGCTGCAAGGCTGCTGGCAGATGGTTGCGCTCTATGACTGA
- a CDS encoding P-loop NTPase family protein, translated as MSSASAIRLQIEAALSHRIPSALTPAPRILRPQANVGIASVDELLAGGLPLGAVTEMVGPECSGRTSFALSFVSRMTQTGKVCAWIDVSNSLHPESAAAVGMDLSRLLWVRCGVQASNAPPTPTNSFALPEKYLVPPPIKKGLHGGGFGPHPRHEVKGLSVAVSEFLKPEVTAPRCAEPQRRVRSEREVFEPNVFEPPVRKKPSIVPGKPWARIEQALHVMDLLLQGGGFSCLVLDLGSTAPEYALRIPLATWFRYRAAAERSQASILLLTQHACAKSSAALVLRLQPGSSLREETTVFTGVEYCVEVARERFLATSSNVIPLRKPPQRATEARWRGRTTWAGRR; from the coding sequence ATGTCTTCAGCCTCCGCAATCCGTCTACAGATCGAAGCTGCCCTCAGTCACCGAATTCCGTCGGCGCTGACCCCGGCTCCGCGCATTCTGCGTCCGCAGGCAAACGTGGGTATCGCTTCGGTCGATGAACTCCTGGCCGGAGGCCTACCTCTCGGAGCCGTCACTGAGATGGTGGGCCCGGAGTGTTCGGGGAGAACTTCGTTCGCGCTTTCGTTTGTTAGTCGCATGACGCAGACGGGAAAGGTTTGCGCGTGGATTGATGTCTCAAATTCCCTGCACCCAGAGTCTGCGGCAGCAGTGGGCATGGACTTGTCCCGGCTGCTATGGGTACGTTGTGGAGTCCAAGCGAGTAACGCTCCTCCAACCCCGACAAACAGTTTTGCCTTGCCGGAGAAGTACCTCGTTCCGCCGCCTATCAAGAAAGGGCTGCACGGTGGCGGCTTCGGGCCGCACCCGCGTCACGAGGTCAAGGGACTGTCGGTAGCGGTCAGCGAATTTCTAAAACCTGAAGTAACAGCGCCACGCTGCGCGGAGCCACAACGCAGAGTGAGATCAGAGCGCGAGGTCTTCGAGCCGAACGTGTTCGAACCTCCAGTCCGCAAGAAGCCCTCAATAGTTCCCGGCAAGCCCTGGGCGCGAATCGAACAAGCGCTGCACGTAATGGATCTGTTGTTGCAAGGCGGAGGCTTCAGTTGCCTCGTACTCGATCTGGGCAGCACCGCTCCCGAATACGCGCTACGAATACCTCTGGCAACATGGTTTCGCTATCGCGCGGCTGCGGAGCGAAGCCAGGCAAGCATTCTGCTGTTGACGCAACACGCCTGCGCAAAGAGCAGCGCAGCTCTAGTACTGCGCCTCCAACCGGGCAGCTCCCTCCGTGAAGAGACAACGGTGTTTACCGGAGTCGAGTACTGCGTGGAAGTCGCACGCGAACGGTTTCTCGCGACATCAAGCAACGTCATTCCATTGCGAAAGCCGCCACAGAGAGCGACGGAGGCCCGATGGCGGGGCCGCACCACATGGGCAGGCCGAAGATGA
- a CDS encoding restriction system-associated AAA family ATPase: protein MKLLRLKLGVDFRSLSAGFEINFLREWAWNEDRCFGFHPYCLAGRNGSGKSNVLEALAAIFYHIECIYLDYRPDGFEFDPESSSEGFRAESATPDAFELEYLIPNNRIVPRDPWPKEDDWPVFHIRITKQEGERPVIHWLNKLISTGEVTETELTRTEVKAYLPTYVLGYSSGHNEVLSLPFFKMRFVQFDEYCDHLVKDVPYDGKPEGRLIYLDEQFSQAILICHFLFPNDAILRVFEKEMGLKGIQRFRIIIRKFHRLPIAEERLSSMSLEEKKDKSKTTVELTSKLSGYYNDKDALQFGLIDKLIRCSTAFYDSENDSSNGEGGDLYLDYWVNEATKKAFQFHFSERVEDSDELSSAKSALNLFQSFQTLLMLNQYKVDIETKAELYKSGSLYVNETISTPASHERIMRFKEGSLIKEGIPQTIYIKALSDGEHQLLHTIGLCLLFRHESALFLLDEPETHLNPDWRASYISTLRAALEADSATKNVMREVLLTSHSPFIISDCRQDNVLVFEKRPDGKVDWDFAKFNTFGASANAITIRVFGRRETIGDYALDKLKELRQRLQGDESPDALIAEAGKELGDSVEKVLFINQAFDKKEAE from the coding sequence ATGAAACTTCTTCGTCTCAAACTCGGTGTCGATTTCCGGAGCCTCTCCGCAGGCTTCGAAATCAATTTTCTCCGCGAATGGGCGTGGAACGAAGACCGTTGCTTTGGGTTTCATCCCTACTGCCTTGCAGGCCGCAACGGGAGCGGGAAATCTAACGTACTCGAAGCCCTCGCGGCCATTTTCTACCATATCGAGTGCATCTACCTCGACTACCGGCCGGACGGCTTTGAGTTCGACCCCGAATCGAGCTCCGAAGGATTTCGAGCAGAGAGCGCCACACCGGACGCATTCGAGTTGGAATACCTTATCCCAAACAACAGGATTGTTCCGCGTGATCCTTGGCCGAAGGAAGATGATTGGCCCGTCTTCCACATTAGAATTACGAAGCAGGAAGGGGAACGACCTGTAATCCACTGGCTGAATAAGCTCATTAGCACAGGAGAGGTAACAGAAACCGAGTTGACCCGCACAGAGGTCAAGGCGTACCTCCCCACCTACGTGCTCGGCTACTCTTCTGGGCACAATGAAGTGCTCAGCCTGCCCTTCTTCAAAATGCGGTTCGTCCAGTTTGATGAATACTGCGACCACCTGGTCAAAGATGTTCCGTATGACGGCAAGCCGGAAGGCCGACTGATTTACTTGGATGAGCAGTTCAGTCAAGCCATCCTGATTTGCCATTTTCTTTTCCCTAACGATGCAATCCTTCGAGTGTTCGAGAAAGAGATGGGACTCAAGGGGATTCAACGGTTCCGCATTATCATTCGCAAATTCCACCGTCTGCCAATTGCTGAGGAACGGCTGAGCTCCATGTCGCTCGAAGAGAAAAAGGATAAGTCGAAGACCACGGTCGAATTAACCTCGAAATTGTCTGGCTACTACAACGATAAAGACGCACTGCAGTTTGGGTTGATTGACAAGCTGATTAGATGCTCTACGGCCTTCTACGACAGCGAAAATGACTCTTCGAACGGTGAAGGAGGCGATCTCTACCTCGACTATTGGGTTAACGAGGCAACAAAGAAAGCTTTTCAATTCCACTTCAGTGAGAGGGTGGAAGACTCAGACGAGCTATCGAGTGCCAAGTCTGCGCTGAATCTGTTTCAGTCGTTTCAGACATTGCTTATGCTGAATCAGTACAAGGTGGACATCGAGACCAAAGCTGAGCTTTATAAGTCAGGTAGCCTATACGTCAATGAGACAATTTCGACGCCCGCCTCTCATGAACGGATCATGCGTTTTAAAGAAGGCTCGCTTATCAAAGAAGGTATCCCCCAGACAATTTACATCAAGGCGTTGTCTGACGGAGAGCACCAGCTCCTCCACACCATAGGACTCTGCCTTCTCTTCCGTCATGAGTCTGCGCTCTTTCTGTTGGACGAGCCCGAAACCCACTTAAACCCCGACTGGCGCGCTTCCTATATATCCACACTAAGGGCAGCCCTCGAAGCCGATTCGGCGACGAAGAACGTGATGCGAGAAGTGCTGCTTACCTCTCACTCCCCGTTCATCATTTCTGATTGCAGACAAGATAATGTTCTTGTTTTTGAGAAGCGCCCGGATGGCAAAGTCGACTGGGACTTTGCAAAGTTCAATACCTTTGGAGCATCCGCAAACGCAATCACGATCAGAGTGTTCGGTCGGAGGGAAACGATAGGCGACTATGCTCTCGACAAGCTTAAAGAGCTCCGTCAGCGTCTTCAAGGCGATGAGAGCCCCGACGCACTGATCGCTGAAGCGGGCAAAGAACTCGGCGACTCGGTGGAGAAGGTGCTCTTCATCAATCAGGCATTCGATAAAAAGGAAGCCGAATAG
- a CDS encoding restriction endonuclease subunit S has protein sequence MKQLGTFCEFKYGRSLPEKHRQGGNFPVYGSNGIVGWHHEPITNGPTIIIGRKGSAGALQYSSMSCCPIDTTYYVDQSCTSVNLRWLFFMLQMLDLDALNKHAAVPGLNRNDAYEKELLLPSSDEQKKIAALLDMADALRHQRQESLQLAETLLRSCFLNIFGDPVSNSKNWPIVPLSELAVKFSDGPFGSNLKTEHYRDNGIRVWRLQDIGIGSLKNSGIAYISPQHYANLPKHHCAPGDVIVGTLGEPNLRAAIVPSTIPESLNKADCVQIRAKKGVALPEFICWLLNMPGTLALAHSLVLGETRARISMGRLRTLNVPLPPIGLQREFSQTLSRILALKELVLAQSPEVDYLFASIQQRAFRGELNLNRSTLANEVESPGPTSVPERPTAEGRFKRPGSFVAPPEIEAQMLELEDRIDYGPGDSISWSEDFFKYRILSQVLTPPFSFNEIWEAVNYDMRDANYEDVKAKVFEYIEAGTVEQRFDMERKEIVFYPRP, from the coding sequence ATGAAGCAGTTGGGAACCTTTTGCGAATTCAAGTATGGTCGAAGCCTCCCAGAAAAACACCGTCAGGGAGGAAATTTTCCTGTGTATGGATCAAACGGGATTGTTGGCTGGCATCATGAACCAATCACGAATGGGCCAACCATCATCATTGGTCGAAAAGGATCTGCTGGGGCACTGCAGTATTCAAGCATGTCATGCTGTCCGATTGATACCACCTATTATGTAGACCAAAGTTGCACCTCAGTCAACTTGAGATGGCTGTTTTTCATGCTTCAGATGCTTGATCTAGATGCTCTCAACAAGCACGCTGCTGTCCCAGGACTTAACCGCAACGATGCCTATGAAAAGGAACTGCTACTCCCTTCCAGCGACGAGCAAAAGAAGATTGCGGCGTTGCTGGATATGGCAGATGCACTCCGCCACCAACGCCAAGAATCCCTTCAACTCGCTGAAACGCTTCTCCGGTCATGCTTTCTCAACATATTTGGCGATCCAGTATCCAATTCGAAGAACTGGCCGATCGTGCCGTTGTCGGAGCTGGCGGTGAAGTTTTCTGATGGTCCGTTCGGTTCGAATCTTAAGACCGAGCACTATAGGGACAACGGCATCCGTGTTTGGAGGCTCCAGGATATCGGTATTGGGAGTCTAAAGAATTCTGGGATCGCATATATCTCTCCTCAACACTATGCAAATCTTCCAAAACATCATTGTGCGCCTGGCGATGTAATAGTAGGAACTCTGGGAGAACCCAACCTGAGAGCCGCCATCGTGCCCAGCACGATACCTGAGTCTCTCAATAAGGCCGATTGCGTACAGATCCGTGCAAAAAAAGGCGTAGCGCTGCCTGAATTCATTTGCTGGCTTCTGAATATGCCAGGTACGCTCGCACTTGCACATAGCCTTGTCCTGGGTGAAACGAGAGCACGGATTAGTATGGGACGGCTCAGGACACTAAATGTTCCACTTCCTCCAATCGGTCTTCAACGTGAGTTCTCCCAAACGCTCTCTCGAATTCTCGCACTGAAGGAATTGGTGCTTGCCCAATCGCCCGAGGTGGACTATCTTTTCGCTTCTATCCAACAACGCGCATTTCGCGGCGAGTTGAATTTGAACCGTAGCACACTTGCCAATGAAGTCGAATCACCAGGACCCACCTCTGTCCCAGAGCGTCCAACGGCTGAGGGAAGATTTAAGCGTCCAGGTAGCTTCGTTGCGCCGCCAGAAATCGAAGCACAGATGCTGGAACTCGAGGACAGAATCGATTACGGTCCCGGTGATTCCATCTCATGGTCTGAAGATTTCTTCAAATACCGCATTCTCAGTCAAGTTCTGACTCCTCCCTTCAGTTTTAACGAAATTTGGGAAGCAGTGAACTATGACATGAGAGACGCTAACTACGAAGACGTGAAGGCCAAAGTTTTCGAGTATATCGAAGCGGGAACCGTTGAGCAGCGGTTCGACATGGAACGAAAAGAAATCGTCTTCTATCCACGCCCATGA
- a CDS encoding SOS response-associated peptidase gives MCGRYRRKSDKQRIAEAFAASVGLEELYLGPEDDIAPGSMQPVVTVNRDGERQIEMMRWAFKLPDRLLFVARSEGIEHSKFWQDSFKQRRCIVPADSVFEWQKVNTSKKPKYEFVIPGQEPFGMAGIWNVWKNPKTDQLERTFAVLTCEPNELMAPIHDRMTTFVEPRDYDEYLAPAERSPVHLLRILPSDKMKAILVDATPITNQQVSLFDSQ, from the coding sequence ATGTGTGGCCGGTACCGGCGAAAATCCGACAAACAGCGTATTGCGGAAGCCTTCGCCGCGAGCGTTGGTCTAGAAGAGCTTTATCTTGGCCCCGAGGATGACATTGCGCCGGGATCGATGCAGCCGGTGGTTACTGTCAATCGAGATGGCGAACGTCAGATCGAGATGATGCGTTGGGCCTTTAAACTCCCAGATCGGCTACTCTTCGTGGCACGTTCGGAAGGAATCGAGCACTCGAAATTCTGGCAAGATTCATTCAAGCAACGGCGCTGCATCGTTCCTGCCGATTCCGTCTTTGAATGGCAAAAGGTGAACACGAGCAAGAAACCCAAGTACGAGTTTGTTATTCCAGGGCAGGAGCCCTTTGGGATGGCAGGCATTTGGAACGTCTGGAAGAATCCGAAGACTGATCAATTGGAACGAACGTTCGCTGTGCTCACGTGTGAGCCGAATGAGTTAATGGCACCGATTCATGACCGGATGACCACGTTTGTCGAGCCACGAGACTACGACGAATATCTCGCACCCGCCGAGAGATCGCCTGTTCACCTCCTCCGCATCCTCCCATCTGACAAGATGAAAGCGATCCTCGTCGATGCCACACCCATCACCAACCAACAAGTAAGCCTCTTCGATAGTCAATGA
- a CDS encoding DNA polymerase III subunit alpha, protein MTDRYVELHVASAFSFLEGASQPEELMKRAAELEMPAMAILDRNGVYGAARFHTSGNRNGVRAHIGAEIAVSSFGTRWMPPAWLPNQFVAEPPRLPLLCESQAGYQNLCQLITQFKMREKSKLEGSATWEDLHQYAAGLVCLTGGEEGPLAAALAEGGEEAGRKAVERLVRIYGPNNVYVEVQRHYEREEEWRNQAAIRIACSLRLPVLATNGVRYAKAYEREVLDLFTAVRHHTELDQAGRLLALNSQRHLRRASEMARLFHDVPNATENSIELSARLKFELDDLGYAFPKYPVPEDESMDSFLRKRVAEGIVRRYGPKNDRALLERAKKQVEHELDLIARLGFAGYFLIVWDIVQFCKGRDILIQGRGSAANSAVCYALEITVIDPVGMELLFERFLSENRGEWPDIDLDLPSEGQREQAIQYVYQRYGELGAAMTANVITYRGKSSAREVGKALGFDQESLGRLSSLVSQWEWRGKNDTIAHSFQHAGFDIKHPRIAKYLELCMRIQDLPRHLGQHSGGMVICQGQLNSVVPLERASMPGRTVVQWDKEDCADLGIIKVDLLGLGMMAVLHDCLKLIPQHYGEAVDLAQLPEDEEVYRVLQQADTVGMFQIESRAQMASLPRNYPTRFYDLVVQVAIIRPGPIVGKMMHPYMRRRQKREPVTYPHPSLEPVLKRTLGVPLFQEQLLRIAMTVANFTGAEAEELRRAVGMRRSWERMKNLEVNLRAGMAANGIDLKTQDTIVENISSFALYGFPESHAASFAMIAYASAYLKVRYLAAFTCAILNNQPMGFYAPAVLVKDAQRHGLRILPIDVQISDWPCTIEEERDGSLSLRMGLGYAKGLSKQSAEMLVKSRDQDGPFRSAEDLALRVPILNRKGLMLLARIGALNKIDAIEHRRDALWQVDRAGKLEGPLLRQNNEWLQEDSRTLPLQQMTTEERLVSDYAGTGLTVGRHPMYYRRAALQSQRILSAQELKVYKDGEFVRTAGCVIARQRPGTAKGFIFLSMEDETGIANVIVTPDLYEHDRLVVTRSKFLLVEGVLQNQDGVIHVKAIRLTALSDHALQVQSHDFH, encoded by the coding sequence ATGACTGACCGTTATGTGGAGCTGCACGTTGCGAGCGCCTTCAGTTTTCTCGAAGGCGCATCTCAGCCGGAAGAGCTGATGAAACGGGCGGCGGAGCTTGAGATGCCAGCAATGGCGATACTCGACCGCAATGGCGTCTATGGCGCGGCTCGTTTCCACACGAGCGGGAACCGGAATGGAGTCCGCGCCCATATCGGAGCGGAGATTGCAGTATCGAGCTTCGGAACACGATGGATGCCGCCCGCATGGTTGCCAAACCAATTCGTGGCGGAGCCGCCGCGCCTACCGCTGCTCTGCGAGTCGCAGGCCGGCTATCAAAACCTCTGCCAGCTCATCACCCAGTTCAAGATGCGGGAGAAGTCGAAGCTAGAAGGTTCAGCGACATGGGAAGATCTCCATCAATACGCTGCTGGGCTGGTCTGCCTTACGGGTGGTGAGGAAGGCCCCTTGGCTGCGGCGCTGGCCGAGGGTGGCGAGGAGGCTGGGCGAAAGGCAGTAGAACGACTGGTGCGAATCTACGGCCCCAACAATGTCTATGTCGAAGTACAACGTCACTATGAGCGTGAGGAGGAGTGGCGCAATCAGGCGGCGATTCGCATAGCCTGTTCCCTGCGACTTCCAGTCCTCGCAACCAATGGCGTACGTTACGCAAAAGCCTATGAGCGTGAGGTACTGGATCTGTTCACTGCGGTACGTCATCACACCGAACTCGATCAGGCAGGACGGCTTCTCGCTCTCAACAGTCAACGTCATCTTCGACGCGCGTCTGAGATGGCAAGACTCTTCCACGATGTGCCGAATGCAACAGAGAACTCCATAGAACTCTCTGCACGACTGAAATTTGAACTAGACGATCTCGGCTATGCATTTCCGAAGTATCCAGTTCCTGAGGACGAAAGCATGGACAGCTTTCTACGGAAGCGTGTCGCCGAAGGTATCGTGCGGAGATATGGGCCAAAGAATGATCGCGCCTTGCTGGAGAGAGCTAAGAAACAGGTAGAGCATGAACTCGATCTCATCGCACGACTGGGCTTTGCCGGGTATTTTTTGATTGTTTGGGATATCGTCCAATTTTGCAAGGGCCGCGACATTCTGATTCAGGGACGTGGCAGCGCTGCAAATTCGGCGGTCTGCTATGCGCTCGAGATTACGGTAATTGATCCGGTCGGTATGGAACTTCTCTTCGAGCGCTTCCTATCGGAGAACCGAGGAGAGTGGCCGGACATCGACCTCGATCTGCCCTCCGAAGGCCAACGCGAGCAGGCCATTCAATATGTCTACCAGCGTTATGGGGAATTGGGCGCGGCCATGACCGCCAATGTCATTACCTATCGCGGTAAGTCGTCGGCACGAGAGGTTGGCAAGGCGCTCGGCTTCGATCAGGAATCTCTCGGCCGATTGTCGAGCCTCGTGAGCCAGTGGGAGTGGCGCGGGAAAAACGATACGATCGCTCACTCGTTTCAGCATGCGGGCTTTGACATCAAGCATCCCCGTATCGCGAAGTACTTGGAACTCTGTATGAGGATTCAAGACCTCCCGCGTCATTTAGGGCAACACTCGGGCGGTATGGTGATCTGCCAGGGACAGTTGAACTCCGTCGTCCCTTTGGAGCGGGCCTCAATGCCGGGCCGTACCGTCGTCCAATGGGACAAAGAAGATTGTGCCGACTTAGGCATCATCAAAGTGGATCTGCTTGGCCTGGGCATGATGGCTGTTCTCCATGACTGCCTGAAACTCATCCCGCAGCACTATGGCGAAGCCGTGGATCTAGCCCAACTGCCCGAAGATGAAGAGGTATATCGAGTGTTGCAGCAGGCCGATACCGTGGGCATGTTTCAGATTGAAAGCCGCGCTCAGATGGCTTCCCTGCCTCGGAACTATCCAACACGGTTTTACGATTTGGTCGTCCAGGTAGCGATTATCAGGCCCGGACCTATCGTGGGCAAAATGATGCACCCCTATATGCGGCGGCGACAGAAACGCGAACCCGTAACGTATCCTCATCCGTCGCTCGAACCTGTGTTAAAGCGCACGCTTGGCGTGCCCTTGTTTCAAGAGCAACTGCTTCGCATCGCCATGACGGTTGCCAATTTCACCGGAGCCGAAGCCGAAGAGCTACGCCGCGCAGTGGGGATGCGCCGCTCGTGGGAGAGAATGAAGAATCTGGAGGTAAACCTCCGGGCAGGCATGGCAGCCAATGGCATCGACCTCAAGACGCAAGACACCATTGTTGAGAACATCAGCTCATTTGCCTTGTACGGCTTCCCTGAATCGCACGCAGCCAGTTTCGCGATGATCGCCTATGCCTCCGCCTATTTGAAGGTCCGCTACCTTGCCGCCTTTACTTGCGCCATTTTGAATAATCAACCGATGGGATTTTACGCACCTGCCGTTCTCGTAAAGGATGCGCAACGGCACGGTCTACGTATATTGCCGATTGATGTACAGATATCAGACTGGCCCTGCACAATTGAAGAGGAGCGGGATGGCTCTTTATCTCTTCGGATGGGACTCGGCTATGCGAAGGGGCTAAGCAAGCAGTCTGCGGAAATGCTGGTGAAATCTCGGGATCAGGATGGCCCCTTTCGATCAGCGGAAGATCTTGCGCTGCGCGTTCCTATTTTGAACCGCAAAGGACTGATGTTGCTGGCACGCATCGGTGCGCTGAACAAGATCGACGCCATTGAGCATCGCCGCGACGCGCTTTGGCAGGTGGATCGTGCTGGCAAATTAGAAGGTCCATTGCTGCGCCAAAACAACGAATGGCTGCAGGAGGATTCACGGACATTGCCGCTTCAGCAGATGACAACGGAGGAGCGCCTGGTTTCTGACTATGCGGGAACTGGGCTTACCGTGGGAAGACATCCCATGTATTACCGCCGAGCAGCATTGCAGAGCCAACGTATTCTATCTGCTCAGGAATTGAAGGTTTATAAGGACGGGGAGTTTGTACGAACCGCCGGATGCGTGATCGCACGACAGCGCCCCGGCACGGCGAAGGGATTTATCTTCCTCTCTATGGAGGATGAGACCGGGATCGCCAACGTGATTGTTACGCCCGATCTCTATGAGCATGACCGTCTTGTTGTTACTCGTAGCAAATTTCTATTGGTGGAAGGCGTACTTCAAAACCAGGACGGTGTAATTCACGTCAAGGCTATCCGCCTAACAGCTCTTTCTGATCATGCTCTTCAAGTGCAGTCGCATGATTTCCATTAA